The following nucleotide sequence is from Desulfurobacterium indicum.
GATGCTGGAAGGGTCATCGTTTACGGAAAAGACGTTTTTTCCTTATCCGAAGATGAGAAATTCCATTTTAGAGAGGAACTCACATACGTATTCCAGGGAGGAGCTCTATTTGACTCTTTAACCGTATGGGAAAACGTTGCATTTTTTCTTCTGGAAAACAAGGAGCTTCCGCCAGAAGAAGCAAGAAAGCAGGCTGAATATTTCTTATCTCTTGTCGGCATGCAGGGCACAGAAGATCTCTACCCTTCGGAACTTTCCGGAGGAATGAGAAAAAGAGTTGCAATAGCAAGAGCTCTCTGTGTTAACCCGAAATGTATCATGTTTGACGAACCAACATCAGGGCTTGATCCTGTAATGACAGCTATAATTGACATGATGATTTTAAAACTTAAAAATGAACTCAACAAAACGTGTGTTGTTGTCAGCCACGACATTAAAAGTGCTTTCAGAATAGCTGATCGAATGGCTATTTTGTGGAACGGGAAAATATTGGAAATAGGAAAGCCGGAAGACATAAAAAGGTCACAAAATCCAGCGGTAAGACAATTCATAGAAGGGCTTCCAGAAGGCCCGATAACAGCTAATTTGGGGTATAGAGGATGAAAAATCTCTCAATTGAAGCAAAAGTAGGTGCCTTTGTGATTGCAGGCCTTGTAGGACTGGGAGTTATTGCTACCACAATAGAACCGCTTAAATACAGTACAAAAAAGGTAACAAGCTACTATTACATAATATTTGACAACGTTGCAGGACTTGCGAAAGAAGCTCCTGTCATGGTTGCCGGTGTTCGCGTCGGAAAAGTCGACGACATAGAAGTCCTTCCTAATGGAAAAGCAAAGGTAAAAATCGTATTCACAAAGAAAGTGACGCTCCACCGTGACGCCTATGCAATCATAGAAACCATGGGGCTAATGGGCGAAAAATATGTAGAAGTTATACCTGGCTCGGAAAACACACCTGTCCTTGCATCCGGAGCCACCATAACAAGAGGAAAATCAACAATATCCACCGATCAGCTAATGATAAAAATTTACGAAACAGTTGATGCTCTTAACAAATCATTGATAACACCAGACGGGAAAAACAGAATAGCAATGCTACTTGACCAGATCACAAAATTAACGAAAGAGGTGACAGCAACTGTTGAGGATAACAGAGAAAACCTTCGGAAACTTGCTCAGAATCTTGCTTCTCTCTCAGACTTTCTTAAAAGTGATATTCCCGAAATTGCAGAAAACCTGAAATCTCTATCTGCACAGCTCAATGAAATAGTTGTAGAAAATAGAGGAGACATAAGAGACATAGTTAAAAACCTGAAAACATCTTCCGAAGAAGCACCTCAGCTGGTGGCAGAGGCGAAAAATATTGCAGATAAGATAAATGCAACCATATCTCAAATAAACAAACTGCTGAGCGGTAGAAATGAAGAAAACATTGAAGCAGCAATTGAAAACGTTAAAAAATCAACGGAAAATCTCAACGAACTTATCAAGAAACTTCAAAAAGGCAACGGCACGATCGCAAAGATCATAAATGACGATACTCTCTACAAAAATCTCACCAGTGCCGCTCACGCTCTCGGAAAGCTGGCTGATAAATTCGAACAGACAAAGGTTTACATAGGTTTCAGAGGAGATGTAAACACTGCAACCGGAAATTCAAGAGGCGGCATATCTTTAAAAATCGTTCCTGAATCAAAGGACAGATACTACCTGTTTGAAGTCGTTGCAGACTCTCACGGAAAGATAGATCACACAACCTATTATATAACAAACGCCGCCGGTTCCGTATCTGTTCAGGAAGAGGTTAAACAAAGTTTTGATACAGAATTTACCCTCCAATACGCAAGAATCTTTAACGATCCGTTCTTCCTGAAAAATGGAAAGTGGGTGCTCAGAGGCGGTATTATAGAAACGACCGCCGGCGGTGGAGTCGATTACCTCTTCCCAGATAAGAAATGGAAACTATATTCATCCATCTGGGATATAGACAGAAAAGATGGTTACGGGAAGCAACTCCCGCCCCATCTACGGGTAGGTCTTTCCTACAACATAAACAAAAACTGGTATCTTTACTTTGGTGGCGACGAACTTCTCTATAACAAATGGCGCGGATTCTTTATCGGAAGCGGCCTTGTATTCGGAGACGATGACGTCAAATATTTGATGGGATCAATGCCATCTCTAAAATAGGAGATAAACAATGATAGCAGTCATAGATTACGGTATGGGAAATTTAAGAAGTGTTAGCAAAGCGGTTGAATATGTTGGCGGTAACGTTATTATCACCGACAATAAAGAAAAAATAAAAGATGCCGAAGCCATAATTCTTCCTGGAGTAGGAGCCTTTAGAGATGCCGTTAAAAATCTCAAAGAAAGAGGTCTCTGGGAAACAGTAACAATAGAAGTAAAAAAAGGCAAACCTTTTCTGGGTATATGTCTTGGACTCCACCTTCTCTTTGAAAAAGGATACGAATTCGGTGAAGAAGATGGTCTCGGAATAATAAAAGGAAAGGTGGTAAGATTTGATCTCCCTCACGACTACAAAATCCCTCACATGGGTTGGAATCAGGTTTCAATAAAGAAAAACTCCTCTTTCCTTGAGAGAATAAAAGAAGGTGAATTCTTCTATTTTGTTCACTCTTATTACGTAAAACCGGAAGACAAATCGGTAATTCTCACAACAACCGACTACGGAATAGAGTTTGTATCATCCATTGAAAAAGACAACGTAATAGCAACACAATTCCATCCAGAAAAAAGCCAGAAAGCAGGACTTAAACTTCTATCTAACTTTCTTAAACTGGTAAGGACAAGCTAATGGTTATCTATGGTGTAAACCCAATAATGGAAGCGCTAAGGGCAGATTATCCGATACTCAAAGTTTATGTTGACGAAAAATTTAAGCACAGAGAAATCATTTCCCTTTTAAGAGGAAAAGGCATCAAAACGGTAAAAACCGGAAAGAAAAAACTCTCTGAAATTGCAGGAACCGATAAGCACCAAGGAATCGTAGCAATCGTTTCCCCT
It contains:
- a CDS encoding ABC transporter ATP-binding protein; this encodes MEIAIKVENLKKRFGNKVIHDGVSFEVYDKEIFVIMGPSGTGKSVLLKQISGLITPDAGRVIVYGKDVFSLSEDEKFHFREELTYVFQGGALFDSLTVWENVAFFLLENKELPPEEARKQAEYFLSLVGMQGTEDLYPSELSGGMRKRVAIARALCVNPKCIMFDEPTSGLDPVMTAIIDMMILKLKNELNKTCVVVSHDIKSAFRIADRMAILWNGKILEIGKPEDIKRSQNPAVRQFIEGLPEGPITANLGYRG
- a CDS encoding MlaD family protein, which codes for MKNLSIEAKVGAFVIAGLVGLGVIATTIEPLKYSTKKVTSYYYIIFDNVAGLAKEAPVMVAGVRVGKVDDIEVLPNGKAKVKIVFTKKVTLHRDAYAIIETMGLMGEKYVEVIPGSENTPVLASGATITRGKSTISTDQLMIKIYETVDALNKSLITPDGKNRIAMLLDQITKLTKEVTATVEDNRENLRKLAQNLASLSDFLKSDIPEIAENLKSLSAQLNEIVVENRGDIRDIVKNLKTSSEEAPQLVAEAKNIADKINATISQINKLLSGRNEENIEAAIENVKKSTENLNELIKKLQKGNGTIAKIINDDTLYKNLTSAAHALGKLADKFEQTKVYIGFRGDVNTATGNSRGGISLKIVPESKDRYYLFEVVADSHGKIDHTTYYITNAAGSVSVQEEVKQSFDTEFTLQYARIFNDPFFLKNGKWVLRGGIIETTAGGGVDYLFPDKKWKLYSSIWDIDRKDGYGKQLPPHLRVGLSYNINKNWYLYFGGDELLYNKWRGFFIGSGLVFGDDDVKYLMGSMPSLK
- the hisH gene encoding imidazole glycerol phosphate synthase subunit HisH; amino-acid sequence: MIAVIDYGMGNLRSVSKAVEYVGGNVIITDNKEKIKDAEAIILPGVGAFRDAVKNLKERGLWETVTIEVKKGKPFLGICLGLHLLFEKGYEFGEEDGLGIIKGKVVRFDLPHDYKIPHMGWNQVSIKKNSSFLERIKEGEFFYFVHSYYVKPEDKSVILTTTDYGIEFVSSIEKDNVIATQFHPEKSQKAGLKLLSNFLKLVRTS